Proteins encoded by one window of Camelus dromedarius isolate mCamDro1 chromosome 27, mCamDro1.pat, whole genome shotgun sequence:
- the PFN3 gene encoding profilin-3 yields MGDWKVYISAVLRDQRIDDVAIVGHSDNRCVWASRPGGLLAAISPQEVGVLTGPDRRTFLQAGLSVAGRRCCVIRDHLLAEGDGVLDARTKGLDGRAVCVGHTPRALLVLMGRRGVHGGVLNKTMHELIHGLRMQGS; encoded by the coding sequence ATGGGAGACTGGAAAGTCTACATCAGCGCGGTGCTGCGGGACCAGCGCATCGACGACGTGGCTATCGTGGGCCACTCGGACAATCGCTGCGTGTGGGCATCGCGGCCCGGGGGCCTGCTGGCGGCCATCTCACCGCAGGAGGTGGGTGTGCTCACGGGGCCGGATCGGCGCACCTTCCTGCAGGCCGGCCTGAGCGTGGCGGGGCGCCGCTGCTGCGTCATCCGCGACCACCTGCTGGCCGAGGGCGACGGAGTGCTGGACGCGCGCACCAAGGGGCTGGACGGGCGCGCCGTCTGCGTTGGCCACACGCCGCGTGCGCTCCTCGTGCTCATGGGCCGACGGGGCGTTCACGGGGGCGTTCTCAACAAGACGATGCACGAGCTGATCCACGGGTTGCGAATGCAGGGCAGCTAG